Within Massilia endophytica, the genomic segment CCAACGCCACTACAAACGCTGGCTTCCCATCAACCCAACACAAGTGAGTGCAGAATGAGTGCTGTTGTACTGGAATCCGTATTGACGTGCCCCCACTGCGGCCATGCAAAGCAGGAAACCATGCCCACCGACGCCTGTCAGTTCTACTACGAGTGCAGCAACTGCAAGGTGGTGCTGCGACCCAACGCGGGTGACTGCTGCGTTTACTGCTCGTTCGGTACGGTGAAATGCCCGCCAATCCAAGAAGGCGGCGGGTGTTGTGGCTAACGGCCGAACAAAGGGGGATTAGGCTGTAGCTCGGCTTGGCTGGCAACCGAAGTAAATTCGCGTCATTCCATCTACCTTGGATCGACGCTTTACGAGGTAGGAAATCCATATCAGGCAATCTGCCAGCTTCTCCCCGGCCAGGGTGGCATAGTTCACCCGCTTACCGAGCCTAGTTCGATGTATCGGGTTCTCTGGAGGGGCGATGTAGTAGGTCAGTTCACGCTTCTGCATCATTACATCGAGCCAATGTTGGGCGTTGTGGTTGAGGATCGAGCATGGATTGCGATGCTTTGCCTCTGCCAGTATGAAAACGTGGAAATGTAGGCCCTTTTCGTCGTCTACTTCGAGACAGCCTTTCCACTGGCAGGGGATGTCCTGTCTCCGTAGTTCAAGGCAGAGTGCCTTCATGGCCGCTTGGTAATCTCGGCTCTGCTCTGATCCCATCATCACAAGATGGTAGAGTCGTGGAGAGGTGTAGTAGTTGTTGTTGAGCATATCCTTCATTTTCCGGTATGCCTTCTGGTTGTGCATCCCTCCATTAGCCAGAGTGATGACAGTTTCCTCCTTCTTCATTGGGTTGGTACTCCTTACTGTTACTGCTCTTACACTGCTTCTCCTTACTTACTAGTACAAATCGGCGGCGGTACACGAGCGGGGTTGATGGTTCTCCTATGGTGGAGGGCCTAAAAACGGGTTAATTACCTACTTTTCTTGACAGGGCGGTAGAACACGCTCATCATAGGGTGAGTCTCGGATAACGCCTTCTTCTATAGATGCGAATTGGGATTCCTGCCGATGATTTGTCACGAACGGCCACTTCTTGACTACGGACGACGGATGACGGCGTTTTGAGCGGTCTTGATCGCACTGGCTACCCATCTACCAACTATTTTTGAAAACGTCTCGTAGGGGCCTTATAGTGCGTCTAATTAGCTGTTGAGCAGGCTGGGCTGAGATGGAAGCGGGGTTGGCACTGCCACACGCCTCTTTCTGCTCAAAATTTAAGCAACGCTATTACAGGTAAAACGCATAGAAACGTTTAACCAAACAGAGGTTTTCTGTGTATCCGATAGAGCATCGTTCTGTCCTGCAATTACATTAGCCTGTCCGCCGGATTGCCTGAACTGCGTGTCCTGACAAGGGTCGATAGATGGCTCTCGACTGCCGCAATCGGGTATAGGTAATTCCTGCCGAGCAGTACGTACTCTGGGCCTTTGCCCCGCTTGCGCCATGCGTCAAGCGTAGAAACTTTCACTCCAGCGAGCGTAGCGAAACCGTGTTCGTTGAATCGCCATCATTTCTCTAGACACTCTGCAGCCGTAGAGAATGCCGCTTTTCGAATTCGATCGGCGAAAGCCTTTCGCTGAATCCATGGCGACGCTTTGGATTGTAGAACATCTCAATGTAGTCGAAGACATCCTGCCTGGCCTCGTCGCGGGTCGAATAGGTCTTGCGCCGTATTCGCTCGCGCTTTAGCAACTGGAAAAAGCTCTCAGCCACGGCATTGTCGTGACAATTGCCTCGTCGGCTCATGCTTTGCACGAGGCCATGTGCCGCCAGGAAGTCGCGCCAATCGTAGCTGCTAAATTGGCTCCCCTGATCTGAGTGGACCATAACCTCTTCAGTCGGTTGTCGGCGCCATACAGCCATCAGCAAAGCGCTCATCGCCAGCTCGCGGTCGATCCGTGAACTCATCGACCATCCGATTACCTGACGAGAGAACAGGTCCAAGACAACTGCCAGGTAGAGCCATCCCTCACAGGTTCGCAGGTAGGTGATATCGGTGACCCACACCTTGTTTGGTTCAGTAACATCGAACTCCCGTTGCAGGTGGTTGGGTGCGACGACCGATGGTGGGCCGCCGCGCTTCGACTTCCGCTTGGCGTAGCCCGTTTGAGAACGTATGCCCTCAGATCGCATCAGGCGATGAACTCGGTTGATCCCGCATTGCTCACCAAGCTCCTGCAAGTCATCGTAGACCTTGCGGTAACCGTAGACCGCGCCGCTCTCCAGCCAAGACTGCTTGATATGGCCAAGCAGCCGTCGGTTCTCTTTCTCACGCGGACTTTCGGCAGTGATGCACCAAGCGTAATAGCCGCTGGGGTGAACCTTGACCATCTTGCACAGCCGCCGGACTGAATGCACGGCCTGGTGCTCGCGAATGAAGGCGTACCTTACCCGGACGTCTTGGCAAAGTACGCCGCGGCCTTTCGCAAAATATCGCGCTCCTCGGTGACGCGTTTCAGTTCGGCCTTCAGGCGCCGCATTTCCTCTGTCTGGGCGTCGTTGGCCTTGCGCTCGGCCTCGGGAACGCCGTAGCGCTTGATCCAAGCGTAGATGCTGTGAATGCTCACGCCGAGGCGCTCAGCCACCTGCGCTGCTGGATGCCCGCGATCCAGCACCTGCTTGACCGCCGCAACCTTGAATTCTTCCGTGTACCGCTTTCCGCTCATGATGACTCCTTTGCCTAAATTATGGCTCAGGAGTGTCTAGTGGTATGGTGGCGATTCACGTCAAGGCAGTTAACGAGCCGCGCTAGGTCGGCTACGCTAGGGTTGGTAGTGTGGGTTGTTTGCACTTCAGTCCTCCTTCGTTGTGTTGAGGACTGAACTTTAAAACGTGAGCCTACAGCAGCCCGGCTACTTGTCAATTCAGCGGTTTGTACTTCTTTGCTGTGGTGTGAATCGTTGTTGTGCTGACCTTGAATTCAGCAGCAAGCATCTTCGCAATACCGTACCCAGTGCCGTTTGCCTTGCTCTCCCAGTACACCTTGGCGATGCGCTTACATTCGTTTTCTTCCAGCTTGCGTGGCTTCGATGCGCGTTCGCTTTGCGCTTGCTTGAACGCCGCCTGCGCGGCCAGGGTTGCTTCCACCCGGTGTAGCTGCTTGGCCTGCTCGAACAGGAACATCGCTTTCTCACATTTGGCCGCGTCCACTTCGGTGGGTTCCTGTGCCCGTGACAGCGGCTTCCCTTCTTCATACGGTCGAATCGGTGAGGTCTTTTGATGGTATTCCTCAACGATTGTCCGAATCTCGTCATAGAGTGGGCGGGTGCGAGGTGTTAGCTGGGGCCACAGCCAAGCAAGTGCCATGTTCATGCGCTTGACGAACCCTTGAGGGGTGTCTGCCGAGACGCCGGTTCTTACTAGGTAGGCGTCGGTGGCTTCATCTTTGATCTTGTAGAAGTCGCGTATCCACGCATCCATTTCGGCGGGGTCTTCTGGATCATACTGCTTGGTCATGCGATCTCCATCTTGTTCTTGTTACTGTCAAGCGTTCGCAGTGCAGCGTGAACGTCTTCCGATTTCGTGTGGGTGTATCGTTTCAATTGGGTCCAAGTCTTGTGGCCTGTCAGTAGGGCGACCTGCGGAATTGTCAGTCCAAGGCGGAATAGGTCACTTGTCGCCTTGTGTCTGAGGTCGTGGAAGTGGAGATCAGCGATGCCAACCTTGGTGCATGCACGGCTGAACGCTGTGCTTACGCTGGACGCCTGAAACGGGAAGACACGGCCAACCTTTCGCACTGCGAGTATTGGTTCGACCAGTGCCCACGCGGCGGGTAGCAGTGGAACCGTCTGATGGTTTCCTTCCTTCCTGCGGGGGTCTTTCCGGTCGCGGATGATTACCGTGCGCTTCTCTTCGTTCACGTCTTCAAGCTGTATGGAGCAGATTTCATCCTGTCGCATGGCCGTGGCAAGGGCGAACGCGCAGAGGGTTGCCATAGGTATCGTCTGGCGCTTGTTAGCTGCCCAAAAAGCGTAAAGCTGCTCAAGTTCCGCTGTCGTTGGCTCACGGTCACGCTCGTTACTGCGGGTGCTCACTTTTCGGGCGCTTAGGTCCCTGCGGGCGTCACGGGCGAGGTCAGTCGGCAAATCCATCCTGCGGGAATGCTTGCCCCACTTTAATATCGCACCGAAGAAGGACAGGTCGGCTGCAATGGTCACACCGCCAGCGCCAGCTTTGAGTCTGGTGTCGATAAAGTCCCGCAAGTGGATGCTGTTGATGCGCTTCAGTGGGATGCTGCCAAGCTCTCGCTTCAGCATGGCGTGGGTAGCCTGCTTCGTGCGTCCGCCCATGTTACACTCTTGGGCGTAGCCGTCGATCAGGTCGCCTACGCTGTACCCTTCAGGAACTGGCTGATAGCCGCTTGCGACGATGTGCTCTGCTTGTACTTCAATCTGCTTCGCCCATGCCTCGGCGTCTCGTTTTAGGGTGAAGGTTTGTCCCCGATACATTCCGTCTCTTCGTACCTGAGCACGCCACTTCCCACTCGGGAGTTTTGTGAGCGTCGCCATCGTGTGCAATTCCTGTGTGTTGAGTTATGCCCGGATTAT encodes:
- a CDS encoding GDCCVxC domain-containing (seleno)protein, encoding MSAVVLESVLTCPHCGHAKQETMPTDACQFYYECSNCKVVLRPNAGDCCVYCSFGTVKCPPIQEGGGCCG
- a CDS encoding IS3 family transposase (programmed frameshift), coding for MSGKRYTEEFKVAAVKQVLDRGHPAAQVAERLGVSIHSIYAWIKRYGVPEAERKANDAQTEEMRRLKAELKRVTEERDILPKGRGVLCQDVRVRYAFIREHQAVHSVRRLCKMVKVHPSGYYAWCITAESPREKENRRLLGHIKQSWLESGAVYGYRKVYDDLQELGEQCGINRVHRLMRSEGIRSQTGYAKRKSKRGGPPSVVAPNHLQREFDVTEPNKVWVTDITYLRTCEGWLYLAVVLDLFSRQVIGWSMSSRIDRELAMSALLMAVWRRQPTEEVMVHSDQGSQFSSYDWRDFLAAHGLVQSMSRRGNCHDNAVAESFFQLLKRERIRRKTYSTRDEARQDVFDYIEMFYNPKRRHGFSERLSPIEFEKRHSLRLQSV
- a CDS encoding tyrosine-type recombinase/integrase, producing MYRGQTFTLKRDAEAWAKQIEVQAEHIVASGYQPVPEGYSVGDLIDGYAQECNMGGRTKQATHAMLKRELGSIPLKRINSIHLRDFIDTRLKAGAGGVTIAADLSFFGAILKWGKHSRRMDLPTDLARDARRDLSARKVSTRSNERDREPTTAELEQLYAFWAANKRQTIPMATLCAFALATAMRQDEICSIQLEDVNEEKRTVIIRDRKDPRRKEGNHQTVPLLPAAWALVEPILAVRKVGRVFPFQASSVSTAFSRACTKVGIADLHFHDLRHKATSDLFRLGLTIPQVALLTGHKTWTQLKRYTHTKSEDVHAALRTLDSNKNKMEIA